Genomic segment of Sodalis-like secondary symbiont of Drepanosiphum platanoidis:
ATGAAAAATTATCTAAAATTTTTTCATATCCTATATAAATAGGAATAAATTTTATTTTTTTTTTTGGATTTAAAATTATATATTTAATTATTATACTTAATATACCAATTTTAGCTTTTAATAAATATCCTGTTCTAGATCTACTTCCTTCAATAAAATATTCTAATTGATAATTATTATTAAATAATTGAATTATATATTCTTTAAGAACAAAATAATATAATTTATTTCCAATAAATCTTCTTTTAATAAAAAATGCTCCTAAATATCTAAAAATATTTCCCAATGGCCAAAAATTTAAATTATTTCCTGCAACTATACAAGGAGGCATTAATCCTTTATTATAAAGAATATATGAAATTAAAATATAATCCATATGACTTTTATGACAAGGAATATAAATAATTATATTATTATTTTCTAATAATTTATGTATAAAATTTATATTATTAGTTTTTATATTTTTATATAATAAATTTAAAAAAAATTTTATAAATAAATTTGAAAAATATATAATATTATTAGAATAATAAGTAGACATTTCTTTAAATAAATTTAAAATATTAATTTTTAATTTTTTTATAGAAATATTTTTTATTTTATATTTATTTAAAATTATTTTATTTAATATTTTATTTAAAAAAGTTTTTTTAAATTTTTTTTTTATATTTTTTTTATATCCTATAGAAATATTCATATATCTATAAAAATAAATAGATGATAATCTTATTAAAATATTAATAATATTTTTTTTTAATTTATAATTTTTAATAATTTTTTTAAGAGAAATTTTTTTAGAAAAATGTATAAAAATTATATTTTTTATAAAAAACAAACAAATAATTTTTTTAAAATTATATAATAATTTTTTTAAAAATGATTTTTTATATAAATTAAAATTATTTATTTCTCTTATATTAATAGATACTAATATAATTTTTACATCTTTAATTTTTTTTTTTAAATATAAATTTTTATACTTATAAAAATTTTTTTTAATAAAAGTTTTTGTATTATTAGAATATTTTTTTTTTATATTTTTAAGATATAAATATCTTGGAAAAATTATATTTAAAATTTTTAATGGTTTTAAAGGATCAATTAAATTATTTTGTAAACAATATTTTCTTAAGATATAAAAATCTAATTTAGAAGATGTATTTATTAAATAAATATAAGAATTTTTAATATAAAAATTATTTTCATATATATTTTTTATATATATTTTTTTATTTAAAAAAAAATTCATTATTTTATATAAAAAAATGTTATATTTTTTTTTAAAATTATATATCATTAAAAATTTTTCCTATAAATAAATGTTTTTAATATATTATATATTATAATATGATATATATTTATATATATAAATTATATAATAATATAAATATTTATTTTAAATAAAAAATAATTTGAAAAATTATTTATAAATTATTTAATACTACTTAAATAATTTATAAAAAATAAAATTATATAATAAATTTTAAAAAATTTATTTAAAAAAAATATATAAAAAACAAATATTTATTATTTAAAATTTTTTTTAAAAATAAAATATATTTTTTAAAAATATATATAAAATTTATTATTAATAATAATTAATTATATTTTTTATTTTTAAAGTAAAATAAATTTTAATAAAATTAAATTATATAAAATTATATAAATAATATAATTTTTATTAAAAATAATTTAATTTTAATTAATTTTTTTTAAAAAAAATTAATTAAAATTAAATTTTTATGATTTATAGAGATAAATAAATGAATTTTTTAAACAAAATTTGTATTATATTATTGCAACAAAATTTTGATAAATTATATAATTATAAATTTATTTTAATTACTTATATAACAATATTTATTATTATTTTTTTAGAAAATGGATTTATTTTAGCATCTTTTTTACCAGGAGATAGTTTATTAATATTAGTCGGTGCATTAATAGAAAAAAAAATATTAAATTTTTATTTAATTATTATTTTATTAACTATTGCTTCTAGTATAGGAAGTTGGATAGGATATATTCAAGGAAAATGGTTAAATAAAAATTCTATGGTTAAAAAATGGATAATAAAAATTCCTTCTAATTATTATGAAAAATCATATCAAATTTTTAAAAAATATGGATTAATTTCATTATTAATTGGTAGATTTATAACTTTATTAAGAACATTTTTACCTGTTTTAGCAGGTATATCTAAATTAGATGAATTAAAATTTCAATTATTAAATTGGATTAGTTCTTTTATTTGGATTTTTACATTAATTACATTAGGATTTTTAATTAAAAAAATACCAATTATTCAATATTATGAATCTCAAATTATGATTTTTTTGATATTATTTCCATTAATATTATTAATTGTTGGAATAACTGGAATTATTATATTTTTTTTAAAAAAAAATAAAAAAACTATTTGATATTAATTTATTAATTAAATTTTTAAATTTTAAAATAAATAATAATTTTAAAAATTTTAATAATTTAATTAAAAAATAATTTTTTAAAACTTTAATTTAAAATATATTAAATAATTTTATTTATATAAATATAAATTATTTATTAAAAAAATCTATATATTTTAAATAAAATTATTTGTTATTAATAAATATTATGAATATAAAAAAAATTTTATTAAAAAAATTTATATTATCTTTAAATAAAAATAATATAAATATACCTTCTTTTATTGATATTAAATTATCTAAACAAAATAAATTTGGAGATTATCAAATTAATAGTGCTATTAGTATTTCTAAAAAACTTAAAATTTCATCTATGGAATGTGCCAAAAAAATAGTAAATACATTAGATCTAAAATCAATTGCTTATAAAATAGAAATAATAAATCCTGGTTTTATAAATATTTTTCTTAATAAAAAATGGATTGAAAAAAAAATAAATATTTCTATGAAATCAAAAAGATTTGGTATAAAAATTGTTAAAATTCCACAAAATATAATAATAGATTATTCATCTCCTAATGCAGTAAAATCTATGCATGTAGGTCATATGAGATCTACTATAATAGGAGATGCAATAGTAAAAGTTTTAGAATTTTTAGGACATAAAGTAATAAGAGCAAATCATATTGGTGATTGGGGGTCTCAATTTGGTATGATATTAGCATATTTATTTGAAAAAAAAAAATTAAAAAAAAATATAAATAATATAATTAAAAAATTTATTCCTAATTTAGAAAAATTATATATTTCTGCAAAAAAAAAATATATAAAAGATATTGATTTTGTTAAAAAATCTAAAAAATATTTTTTAAAATTACAAAATAATGATAAAGAATGTTTAAATATATGGAAAAAATTAATTTCTATTACTATTAATCAAAATAAAAAAATATATAAAAGATTAAATGTTAGTTTAACTAATAATGATATTAAAGGTGAAAGTTTTTATAAAAAATTATTACCTAACATTGTTAGTGATTTAAAATTAAAAAAATTAGCTATAGAAAAAAATGGATCTACTATAGTAGTAATAGATTCATTAAAAAATAAAATTGGAAAAGATATGGGGGTAATTATTCAAAAAAAAGACAAAACATATTTATATATAACTATAGATATAGCATGTTTAAAATATCGTTGTGAAATTCTTAAGGCAGATAGAATTATTTATTATGTTGATTCTCGTCAAAATCAACATTTAAATTTATCTTGGAAAATTGCTAGAATTGCTGGATATGTATCAAAATCAGTTTTATTAGAACATCATATGTTTGGAATGATGTTAAATAAAAATAAAATTCCTTTTAAAACAAGAGATGGTAATGTAATTACATTATTAAGTTTACTAAATGAAGCATCAGAAAGAGCATATAATTTTTTATCTAAAAAAAATATAAAAATAAATAATAAAAAATTAAAATATATATCAGAAATTGTTGGAATTGGTACAATTAAATATTCTGATCTTTCTAAAAATAGAATAACTAATTATATATTTGATTGGAATAAAATTTTAAGTTTTGATGGTAATACTGCTTTATATATGCAATATGCTTATGCTAGAATTAATTCTATTTTAAAAAAAAGCAAATTAAAAAAAAATAATTTAATTAACAAAATATTTTTATCTTCTCAGGAAGAAATAAATCTTGCTATTAAAATTTTACAATATGAAGAAGTTATATATTCAATGGCAAAAGATGGAATGCCACATTTTTTATGTAATTATCTTTATGAAACTTCTGTAATATTCTCATCTTTTTATGAAAATTGTCCAATTCTTAATATTAAAAATAAATATTTAAAATTAAGCAGATTATCATTATCTTTTTTAACTTCACGTATTTTAAAACATGGTTTAAATATTTTAGGAATAAAAACAGTAAAAAAAATATAAATTTTATAATATAGATTTTTTTTTAAAATTATATCCAAATAAATAAAGAGAAAATATATAAATAAAAATAGAAATTAAAATAACTATTAATAAATATAAAAATCTTAAAGAAATACTATATATTAATAAATTTTTTAAAAAAATTTTAATTAAAAATGTTAATATTATATACATAGATATAGTAGAAGCAATTACTTGTAATAAAAATTTTAACCATATTTTTTTTATAAAAATTAATTTATTTTTTTTAAGTTTCCAATATAATAATATAGAATGAAAATATGATCCTATACTTAAAGAAAATGATAAAATATAATTTTTTAATATAAAAATACAAGTTATATTAATAACTTGTATAAAAATTAATGAAAGTATTGATATTTTTACAGGAGTTTTCGAATTTTTAATTGCATAAAATCCTTGTTCTAAAACTTTTACTAAAATAAATCCTGCAAGTCCTATAGAGTATCCTAAAAATATTTTTTGTGTCATTCTTGTATCAAATGAAGAAAATTTACCATATTGAAATAATGTTATTATAATATATTTAGATAAACAAATAAATAATACAGTACACGGAATAGATACAATAAGGCAAATTCGTATAGCCCATTCTATATATAAAGAATATTCCATTTTCTTTTTAAGAATATTTTTTTTAGATAATTCATATAAAAGAATATTACTTATAGAATGACCTAAAATTCCAATAGGAAATTCTATAATTCTATTTGAATAATATATCCATGAAATTGATCCTGGTATTAAAAAAGAAGATAAAATACTATTTATAATAAAAAAAATATGATAAGCAAATACACCTACAATAGATGGAGTCATTAATTTTAAAACTTTTTTTACTCCTTTATTAAAAAATTGAATTTTACAAAATTTTAAAAATTTTATTTTTTTTAAAAAATATATATGATATATTAATTGTAAAAAACCTCCAAAAATAACACCCCAAGCTAATGATTTAATAGGAGGATTAAAATATTTTTTTGCTAATAATGAAAATATTATTATACTTATATTAAGTAATATAGAAGATAATGATGTAACAAAAAAATAATTAAAAGTATTTAATATATTACTAATAAATGATGTTAAAGAAACAAAAAGTATATAAGGAAATATTATTTTTGAAAGAATTAATGTTAATTTAAGTTTTTCTGGAGTATTAACAATTCCAGGAGATAAAAAAATAATTAAAAAATTTATATTTAATAATCCTAATATAACAACTATTAAAATAGTTAATATTAATATTAAAAAAACACTAGATAAAAAAATATTTGTTTCTAATTTTTTTTTTTTATTTTTATATTCTATAAATACAGGTATAAAAGCTTTAGAAAAGGCTCCATCTGCAAAAATATTTCTTAATATATTTGATAATTTAAAAGAAATAAAAAAAGAATCAGATTCTATTCCAGAACCAAATATAGTAGCTAAGATAATATCTCTAGCTAATCCAAATATTCTAGAAATTATAGAAGTTAATCCAATATTAAAAAAATTTTTTATTATATTCATTTTTAAAAAATTATTAATTTTTAAATTTAAGAAAGAAATTAATTAATGTAAAGAAAATAACTTTATTTATAATAAATTTTTAAAAATTAATTTATATTTATTAATTAATATATAAATTATAATAATTATATATAAATATATTCTTTAAAAATATATTTATATATTAAATATTTTATAAATATTAATATTTAAAATTTAAATTTTTATAAAATTAAAATATATTTTTATTTTTTATAAAAAATATAATTATATAATATTTGATATTATATATTATTTTAATTTTATTTCTAGTTAAAATAAATTTTTTTTAAAAAATTTTTAATATTTTATAAATTTAAAATTTTTTATTAAAAAATATTTTATTTATTTTTAAAAAAATTTTAATTAATAAATTATTTAAAATAAATTAAAATATACATTTTAATTTATTTAACTTTTATTATTAATAGTAAAGATCCATTTCCTCCAAAAATTTTATGTGATTTATATAAACCTAAAAAATTTGGATGTTGAACTAACCAATATGGAATTTTTTTTTTTAAAATTTGTTGTCCATTTCCATGTATAATACAAATACAACATATTTTTTTTTTTATACATTTACTAATTAAATTTTCTAATTTTTTTTTTGCTTCTAATTTACTTTTTCCATGAAGATCTATAAATAATTTATATTTATAATTTTTATGTATAATTTTTTTTAAATATTTATAATTAATATTTAATTTTGAATTTAACATGAATCCTTTTTTATAATGTATTATTGGTTCAAAAATATCTGAAAAATAAAATTTTTTCAATTTTTTTTCTTTAAAAGATATTTTAATTTTTTTTTTATTTTTAATAAAATAAGGTTTTATTTTATCTTGTAATAATGGTTTAGTTCCAGATATTTTTTTTCTAAAAAGTTGCATATCAATTTTTGATATAAAATTTAAATTTTTCATATTTTATTTTATCTATTGAATTAAATATAAAAATTATTTAATATATTAAATATTATTAATTTTTATTAATAAAATTTATTAAATATAATTTTAATATTAAAAGTTTTATTAAATATATATTTAACTATTTTATATAATTTTAAGGATGAATATAATTGAATAATATTCAAATTAAAAAACTATGTATATGTTTAAAAACAATTCAAGATATGATTAGATGGACTATTAGTCAATTTAATAAATCTAATATTTTTTATGGACATGGAACAAATAATTCATTTGATGAATCTATAAAATTAGTATTAGGAAGTATAGATGTATCATTTAATTTACCAAATTATATTTATAATTCAAATTTAACTTATAATGAAAAAAAAATAATAATTAAAAGAGTAAAAAAAAGAATTAAATATAGAATTCCATTACCTTACATAATAAATAAAACATGGTTTTGTAATATAGAATTTTATATAGATAAAAGAGTTTTAATACCTAGATCTCCTATTGGAGAAATTTTATTAAAAAAAATTAATAGAATGTTTTTTTTAAATAAACCAAATCATATTTTAGATTTATGTACAGGAAGTGGAGCTATTGCTATAGCTTGTTCTTATATATTTAAAAAATCAATAGTAGATGCAGTAGATATTTGTTCAGATGCATTATCTATAACTGAATTAAATATTAAAAAACATTTTATGGAAAAAAAAGTTTTTCCTATAAAAAGTAATCTTTTTTCAAATTTACCAACTAATTTTTATGATTTAATTATTACAAATCCCCCATATGTCAAAAGACAAGATATAAAAAATTTACCTAAAGAATTTTTTTATGAACCAATAAAATCTTTAGATGGAGGAAAAGATGGATTATTTTTTATTAAAAAAATTTTATATTTTGCATCAAAATATTTAAATAAAAATGGAATACTTATTTGTGAAGTAGGTTATCAAATGTTGAATTTAATAAAAAAATATCCAAAAGTTCCTTTTAAATGGATAAAATTATTTAATGGAGGAGAAGGAATTTTTTATTTAAATTATTTTTATTTAAATAAATATAAAAAATATTTTATTAATTAATAAATTTTAAATAAATAAATTTTATTTTTATAAAAACAAAATTTATTTATAAAATACATATAGCATATTTATTTTCAGGATATTTTAAAAATAATTTTAAAAAATATAATTCTGAAAAATTATTATATATTTTTTTAATAAAAATTTTATTCATAAATATTGTTTTATTTAAAAAATTTGAATTATTTAATAAATTATTTATAATATTATCTTCTTCATAATACCATATTATATTATATTTTTTTAATTTACATAAAATAGAAGCTTTATTAATTGCATCATCAATATCTCCTATTTCATCAACTAATCCATTTTTAACAGCATCTTTTCCAGTCCATATTTTTCCTTGAGATATTTCTTTAATTTTTTTTATATTTTTATTTCTATATAAAGAAACTAATTTAATAAAATTATTATATTTATTATTTATACTTATTTTTATAAGTTTTTTATATTCTTCTGGAAGATTTTTTGTAGAAATTATATTTGATAAAGGATATGTAGAAATACCATCATTATATATTCCAATTTTTTTTAAAGTATTTTCAAAAGTATTAATAATACTAAATATTCCTATTGATCCAGTAATAGTACTAGAACTAGCAAAAATATAATTTGCTGGTGCAGATATCCAATAACCTCCTGAAGCAGCCATACCTCCCATAGAAACTATAACAGGTTTTCCAAAAGATTTTGTTTCTTTTATTTCTTCTTCAATAATTTCAGATGCACTTACATTTCCACCTGGACTATTTATTCTTAATACAATAGCTTTTATATATGGATTTAATCTAGCATGTCTAATTTGTTTTGCTATTATTTTTGCATTAATACTATTATCATCTTCATAATTATCCATAATTATTCCATTAATACAAATTATTGCAATATTATTTTTTTTATTATTGTCATAATTATAATTATAATTATAATCATTAATATTTATATAATTAAAAGTTTTTTTATATTTATTTTTTCCAAAAAATTTAATCATATCTTTTTGAAAAGAGTTTCTAGAAACAATTTTATCTATCCAATGATTTTTTAATGCAAAAGAATCAAATTCTCCATTATTTTTATAAAAATTTTTAATAAATAATGATATTTTAGGAAAAAATTTTTTAATATTTATTTTTCTATTAAATGAAACAATTTTCAAATATTGAATCCATAATTGATTAATCCATTTTTTATCTAAATATTTTGATTCAGGAGACATATTATTTCTAATAAATGGTTCAACAGCTGATTTATATTTTCCTATTCTAAATACATTAGTATTAATTTTTAATTTTTTTAAAAATGATTTAAAATATAATTTATTAATTGATATACCATTTAAATTTACTGATCCATTTTTAAATAAATATATTTTATTTGAATAACTTGAAAGAAAATATTGTATTTGATTATAATTATAACCTATAGAATATATTGGTTTATTAGATTTTTTAAATTTTTTTAAATATTTTCCAATATATTCTAAAGATGATTGATCAGCATATTTTAAATTTTCTAATGAAAGGATAATACCTGTAATATTTTTATCTTTTGTTGCTTTTTTTATTTTATTTACTATATCAAATAAATAACTTTCTTGTTTATTATTAATACCAAATATTTTATATATTATTTCATTAAATTTATTATGTATTATTGGTTTTTCTAAAATTTTTTGACCAAAATCACATAATAAAGCTCCTTTATTAGGAATTTTAATATTACAATTAAAATGTGAAAATAAAAATATTATTAAAGTTAATGTTAATAATAATAAAATATTACATATAAATATTCTAAAACAATTTAGTAAATACCAAAAAAAACTAATAAAACAAAAAATATTTTTCCATAAAAAAAACATAATATCTCCAAAAAAATAATAAATTATATAAAATATTTATAATATATAAGTATTATATATTAATATTTATTAATATTTTATTAAAATTAATTAATAATTAAAAATTATATTTATGATATGTAATCTAATGATATTAATATACTAAAAAAAGTAATAACTATTATTGAATAAATAAATAATTTTTTTGCCCAATATTTAATATTTTTATTATTTTTATATTCTTTTACAGCAATATATAACCAATATAAACTTATAAAAAATTCTATTATTAAATATTTATATCCAGTAAAACCTAAAAAAGTTAACATAGAAAAAAATATAATAAAATTTATAATATAAAAA
This window contains:
- a CDS encoding 1-acyl-sn-glycerol-3-phosphate acyltransferase, with the protein product MIYNFKKKYNIFLYKIMNFFLNKKIYIKNIYENNFYIKNSYIYLINTSSKLDFYILRKYCLQNNLIDPLKPLKILNIIFPRYLYLKNIKKKYSNNTKTFIKKNFYKYKNLYLKKKIKDVKIILVSINIREINNFNLYKKSFLKKLLYNFKKIICLFFIKNIIFIHFSKKISLKKIIKNYKLKKNIINILIRLSSIYFYRYMNISIGYKKNIKKKFKKTFLNKILNKIILNKYKIKNISIKKLKINILNLFKEMSTYYSNNIIYFSNLFIKFFLNLLYKNIKTNNINFIHKLLENNNIIIYIPCHKSHMDYILISYILYNKGLMPPCIVAGNNLNFWPLGNIFRYLGAFFIKRRFIGNKLYYFVLKEYIIQLFNNNYQLEYFIEGSRSRTGYLLKAKIGILSIIIKYIILNPKKKIKFIPIYIGYEKILDNFSYIKELNGFSKKKENFINMIKSFIKLKKLGKSFINFGKPLSLNDFLNKKLLNYKKYFKKNIYKKEKWIISISKKISLFFMQKINNLTVINSINLCSIILLYSYRYTLSINELKFQINFYLNFLKKIKYSSEIIITNNTSKKLINNALKMKKIKILKNINEDIVYLSNNQFKILNFYKNNIQHIFIIPSLVSIFIINYSGISQKKLNKKVLLFYKILKLEFFLKFNNKKVLKLVNNIILEFKKKQLIIISSKKLYPKFEYNITLYLLSNILKDNIQRYAITFFIFFKNNCLIKEKILNEKNYILAKKISLYLNLNIDKFFYQTSFDSLINILKKNYNIKNKKNKKYNLNINNLFKIVNKLISSKILILINNFY
- a CDS encoding DedA family protein; protein product: MNFLNKICIILLQQNFDKLYNYKFILITYITIFIIIFLENGFILASFLPGDSLLILVGALIEKKILNFYLIIILLTIASSIGSWIGYIQGKWLNKNSMVKKWIIKIPSNYYEKSYQIFKKYGLISLLIGRFITLLRTFLPVLAGISKLDELKFQLLNWISSFIWIFTLITLGFLIKKIPIIQYYESQIMIFLILFPLILLIVGITGIIIFFLKKNKKTI
- the argS gene encoding arginine--tRNA ligase; the encoded protein is MNIKKILLKKFILSLNKNNINIPSFIDIKLSKQNKFGDYQINSAISISKKLKISSMECAKKIVNTLDLKSIAYKIEIINPGFINIFLNKKWIEKKINISMKSKRFGIKIVKIPQNIIIDYSSPNAVKSMHVGHMRSTIIGDAIVKVLEFLGHKVIRANHIGDWGSQFGMILAYLFEKKKLKKNINNIIKKFIPNLEKLYISAKKKYIKDIDFVKKSKKYFLKLQNNDKECLNIWKKLISITINQNKKIYKRLNVSLTNNDIKGESFYKKLLPNIVSDLKLKKLAIEKNGSTIVVIDSLKNKIGKDMGVIIQKKDKTYLYITIDIACLKYRCEILKADRIIYYVDSRQNQHLNLSWKIARIAGYVSKSVLLEHHMFGMMLNKNKIPFKTRDGNVITLLSLLNEASERAYNFLSKKNIKINNKKLKYISEIVGIGTIKYSDLSKNRITNYIFDWNKILSFDGNTALYMQYAYARINSILKKSKLKKNNLINKIFLSSQEEINLAIKILQYEEVIYSMAKDGMPHFLCNYLYETSVIFSSFYENCPILNIKNKYLKLSRLSLSFLTSRILKHGLNILGIKTVKKI
- the murJ gene encoding murein biosynthesis integral membrane protein MurJ — its product is MNIIKNFFNIGLTSIISRIFGLARDIILATIFGSGIESDSFFISFKLSNILRNIFADGAFSKAFIPVFIEYKNKKKKLETNIFLSSVFLILILTILIVVILGLLNINFLIIFLSPGIVNTPEKLKLTLILSKIIFPYILFVSLTSFISNILNTFNYFFVTSLSSILLNISIIIFSLLAKKYFNPPIKSLAWGVIFGGFLQLIYHIYFLKKIKFLKFCKIQFFNKGVKKVLKLMTPSIVGVFAYHIFFIINSILSSFLIPGSISWIYYSNRIIEFPIGILGHSISNILLYELSKKNILKKKMEYSLYIEWAIRICLIVSIPCTVLFICLSKYIIITLFQYGKFSSFDTRMTQKIFLGYSIGLAGFILVKVLEQGFYAIKNSKTPVKISILSLIFIQVINITCIFILKNYILSFSLSIGSYFHSILLYWKLKKNKLIFIKKIWLKFLLQVIASTISMYIILTFLIKIFLKNLLIYSISLRFLYLLIVILISIFIYIFSLYLFGYNFKKKSIL
- the smrB gene encoding endonuclease SmrB; the encoded protein is MKNLNFISKIDMQLFRKKISGTKPLLQDKIKPYFIKNKKKIKISFKEKKLKKFYFSDIFEPIIHYKKGFMLNSKLNINYKYLKKIIHKNYKYKLFIDLHGKSKLEAKKKLENLISKCIKKKICCICIIHGNGQQILKKKIPYWLVQHPNFLGLYKSHKIFGGNGSLLLIIKVK
- the prmB gene encoding 50S ribosomal protein L3 N(5)-glutamine methyltransferase; protein product: MNNIQIKKLCICLKTIQDMIRWTISQFNKSNIFYGHGTNNSFDESIKLVLGSIDVSFNLPNYIYNSNLTYNEKKIIIKRVKKRIKYRIPLPYIINKTWFCNIEFYIDKRVLIPRSPIGEILLKKINRMFFLNKPNHILDLCTGSGAIAIACSYIFKKSIVDAVDICSDALSITELNIKKHFMEKKVFPIKSNLFSNLPTNFYDLIITNPPYVKRQDIKNLPKEFFYEPIKSLDGGKDGLFFIKKILYFASKYLNKNGILICEVGYQMLNLIKKYPKVPFKWIKLFNGGEGIFYLNYFYLNKYKKYFIN
- the sppA gene encoding signal peptide peptidase SppA, which produces MFFLWKNIFCFISFFWYLLNCFRIFICNILLLLTLTLIIFLFSHFNCNIKIPNKGALLCDFGQKILEKPIIHNKFNEIIYKIFGINNKQESYLFDIVNKIKKATKDKNITGIILSLENLKYADQSSLEYIGKYLKKFKKSNKPIYSIGYNYNQIQYFLSSYSNKIYLFKNGSVNLNGISINKLYFKSFLKKLKINTNVFRIGKYKSAVEPFIRNNMSPESKYLDKKWINQLWIQYLKIVSFNRKINIKKFFPKISLFIKNFYKNNGEFDSFALKNHWIDKIVSRNSFQKDMIKFFGKNKYKKTFNYININDYNYNYNYDNNKKNNIAIICINGIIMDNYEDDNSINAKIIAKQIRHARLNPYIKAIVLRINSPGGNVSASEIIEEEIKETKSFGKPVIVSMGGMAASGGYWISAPANYIFASSSTITGSIGIFSIINTFENTLKKIGIYNDGISTYPLSNIISTKNLPEEYKKLIKISINNKYNNFIKLVSLYRNKNIKKIKEISQGKIWTGKDAVKNGLVDEIGDIDDAINKASILCKLKKYNIIWYYEEDNIINNLLNNSNFLNKTIFMNKIFIKKIYNNFSELYFLKLFLKYPENKYAICIL